ctaAACCGGACGCCACAGAGGTGGTATCAGAGACAGATTTCTTAGATTCTAGAGACAGGAGCCTAAGGTTTATTATAATGTCATACGTTAATCTTTATAtttttgtaacgccccgaaaatttaaaagtccacgcgaaccacatgcacgagttattaaattcctttgtattttaactaaatgttttaattgcacaaattaattatgttgtgcatatttacatgtttaaaatatatttttctacatggttgcattaaaatatatttttaaaggttattcgagttgcgatcgaggaacggagacagagggctgaaaatataaaaatgtttttattaaataattattttaattatttaaaatatggttgatggtttttcatatttttgaaggtaaggggttttgaggtgattttatacgcgggacgtaaattttatcagtattggtttttcaataaaaatgcgagctttttggcaacccgactaataaattcacaattttatttaaacaaaaactttgctaatattttatttaattctagttaagactaatgggcttaatttagaggcttaataggcctaaagccttgttGGTATTTAATTAACCTATATGATATATTAAACTCCTAAAAACCCTACACTTGCATCTCAATCACACGGCCACACACTTTGCACACATCAAAACTCTCCCCATCAACATGAAACACACGGCACCCGCCTCCACAATTTGAAGAGAAAAATCGGTGGAAGCTTCAAAGAGAATTCAAGCCAAGGTTCTTGTCCGTTCTTCGAAAATCGTCGACGAataatcgtgcgtttaaaacgcaaagacacgccatattctccttttactcatcatcacactatagtatttgtttatgcatgattttttttggaaaaacatAGCACACAAGATAAATTTTCGTAACTACATGCTTATGGATTCTAAATTAGTGTTTTTATTTTCcaaattcatgttttatatgtgTTAACCTTGATCAGGACATGTTTAGACATTGCTTACATGAATATAGAGTCTTAGAAAAACACAAAAACGTGGGAAATCATGAAACATGAAAGCTGGAACCACACTTGTCCTGTTGTGTCTTGTTGGTTCAAAGTTTTGGGAGTACAAGGCCGGGGCTTGGTTCGGTTGTTACCACCCTTGTTACCTTGGCTAACCCCTGgaaaagagtcctagccatgctaggactcgagctaaggggcttgggaggagtccttgacagcaaggactcctacccgagagaaGCCAAAAAGGGACGCGCAGGTTCTGTGCTTGTTGCATGCTATTGGGCTCGGTCCAGGGGGCCTGGGCTGCGTCAAGTCGAGTCCTTAGGGTCTTAATTCAGGGCACAATGGGTTGGTTCAGTGGTTGGGTTTGTTGGTGGGGTCCTGTAAGCTAGAACAAGAGTCCTTGTCATTATGCAATTCTCGGCCAGATTAGGTTAGGAGAGTGGGggcttcttttttctttttgggGTGTTTTCCGTTGGATCCTtgggtccagtagggtactcTAGTGTGTTGGTCAGGGTTTGGATCAACATGGCTCGGGGGTGACTGGATAAAatcaagagatggctcggggtcgaagatTTTGTGTCATATTAGGGTTTCCTAAACTTAAGAACTtgaaaaacggctcacgggggtcgagtcatggtttATAGggactaaaataatataaaaatactaaatttagaatttagtaattttatattaaagtttgggatttttcgaaattaaaacgccttcaaaacgtctaattacgaattaattcaaaagcctagtttttaagctaaataaaattatgggaattttaatttaggcttaaaaaattattttggacatgttagagccaagaaaatcaagaaaacgtcaaaaacgtaaaatgtcacgtccaggggtaaaacggtctttctACACtggaaaattagtaaacgtcatggcagtgccctatttgctgttttatatgctaatatgattatgtaACATATTTATGAATATTTACATgttgaaatatgatttttaaatgttcatggattatTAAGGGTtaaattggacatttaaaagatatgatgcatgcttggtttcaaaataaaaatgatattatatgcatgtttttattaagtaatgataacatgttgaaggacgtgaagggattgtgactactacatgttggaaatatcgtgagggttatggtcccagtgggagcccgacgatcgtgtttctttggatacggatacgagtacgaatatgaatatgttaatacgtaggccagggcccagttgaccggtgagagtgttgctggtgtcccccacTGCCCAGTATTGTGGTCTTTTAGATGGAtacatcgcccaatacgatcaataatacgagtcacaatcacgatctgaattcaacaaacacgaacatgaacatgaatatgaatatggatatgaatatgaatatgaatatggatatgaatatgattgtgTTTATGTGACATGgttatgtttttgaaaatgtataagtttaaagtttattctttattaagaaaatgatatttgaagaacaagtatttttcactgttatatgttaaatgtattacgtactacttgttatcaaggataggacatgctgagtctttagactcactaggtgtgtatgatgcaggtgatataaaTAACTAGGATATTGAAGGTCTTGACGAGTGACTTGCTGGACTGTcagtgcacataacccgaggaccaacgcttctatttccgcatttaagtttacgattttaagttaaagatttttacgacattttattttatgctttttgagagattttgagaggtttagtatgagctacacttttcaacatttattactttttaggtttggtaaaatgaTTTACGATTTCATGTTTGACTAATCCCTTTGGATTTTCAAGTACTAGttggatgttttattttaaaaatggtgaCAAGATATCttaaagtatttatatatatatatttttaattatggagattaaggagagaaaaaaaaatttctagtactttttaagaaaacgaataaggaGACGTTTCATTTTTCCTCATAATTGAAATGTCTCCTTTCAGGATGACGGAGTCTAGTGGGACATCAAggaaaaaataaactataatcaTCAAACAAATGGATGAAGAAATAACAAAATTAAGCAAAGAAAACTCGGATTTGAAATGCCCAGTGAATATGTATTGGGAGCATTTTGAAACCTTTGGAACAACTGAAACTTTTCATGGATTTATTGAAGAACGGATGAGGGCTGATAATCTAGCATATCCGGGAGATTTGGGTCATGTACTATATGAAAGAGACCGTACCCTTATATATTCACTAGACATGCATGAATTCTATGACCGAGGTTTGATTAGTTTCTTAAAAGGTGTATCACACCCTTCGATCCACATTGACCACTAAATCATGCATGGGCGTGAACTGGTTTTATCAATCTATCCAAGGAATGGAACTTGGTGTTATCAGGTCATCTTACACAAATCAAGATAATCAGACCATAGCTCCTCTCATCACTAACACATTTGAAATCGGAGGTAGTAGTTTGACTAAAAATATTCCACAGTATGTTCCAGCCCCTTTTGTAGAATATCCTGGAGTCATGAATACAACAATAGATCAAAAACCCTTTATGATAGAAGATTATCTGTTGCAGTCAcctgaagttgaatttcttccTGACCTAACGGAAGAAAGCTTTGTATTTGGAGTAAATGAACTTGTTCCGATGACTATCATACCTGAAGATGAAAATGTTAATGAGCTTAGTTATGAACCGGACCCAGTTGAACCATATACATCACTGCCAAATATGGATCAAAATGTTACCATGGGAACCACAGGCACAAATTAAGGCACGAGCCACATAACTTTTATAGATCTCTCAGACGACGAGACATGAAGACAATGACTATTTGACATTAGTATATAACTAATATTAATAATCATCATCTTTTGTGGGTATGATGATTATCAAGGTCATCAGTTTTTGTAGGCATGATGACCCCGTTTGCTAGTTTTGTTTGTATTATGCTTGGGTATTGtaaatatttgaaacatgtcttgtttataAATAAAACTGACTGCTTACCCTATGAAATAACTATGTAcattaatgatatatatatatagtgcaagatatttcatattttatatttatgtgtTTAGAATGACGTCTTCACAAAATAGTACTCAAGCCAGAATCAGACAAGAAATTCCCTCTCAAGATGACCATAACTCGGCAATTGGTGGAAATTCCAGAAGCGCTCAACACAATCCCCCCAAAAACAAAACGTACaaaatatgtttgaaataatgcaTCAATTTGTGCAGTTTTGTCAGCAAAATCCACCACGACCTCATGATCAAGCTCAAGAACATCACATTGAGGCAAATGATCGAGCTCTTAagagatttttgagattcaAACCACCAAAATTTGAAGGCAAATCAGATGCGTATCAAGCAGAATCTTGGCTaagcaaaatcaacaaaatattcTCTATTCTCAATTATTCTGAAGAACAAAAGGTGAATTTTTACACTTATTTGTATGAAGAAGCAGCTCACAACTGGTGGAATACGGTGGCACATAAGTGGATAAAGAATCACACACCAAAAACGTGGGACAATTTTCTGCAAACATTCGAAGGTAAATATATAACTCAAGTTATATTAAATACCCGAGAACGTGAATTTATG
The Primulina eburnea isolate SZY01 chromosome 5, ASM2296580v1, whole genome shotgun sequence genome window above contains:
- the LOC140831502 gene encoding uncharacterized protein, with protein sequence MHQFVQFCQQNPPRPHDQAQEHHIEANDRALKRFLRFKPPKFEGKSDAYQAESWLSKINKIFSILNYSEEQKVNFYTYLYEEAAHNWWNTVAHKWIKNHTPKTWDNFLQTFEGKYITQVILNTREREFMDLVEGDMTVAQYEALIHYAPHYMEDEIRKRKRFVQGLNLDIRWATLSTEVASYVYCNAQDLFIC